The genomic DNA CCAATTCAGTAGATTTTTCTCCTAAAACCATTTGTTTTGTTTTTGCATCAAAAGCGCCTGCATAACCCTTTACTTTCATGAAATAAAATAAATTTTGTGCTTTTTCAAACTCTAGCCCATTTAGTTTAATAGTTTTAAATTGATTGGTAATTTTTAAATCTTCTTCTAAAATTAATAAAACCCCTTTCTTTTTTAATTCTCCTCTTAGTTTTTTTACCTGTGATGCTTTTAAAACTTTTCCGCCAAATTTACCTATTTCTCTTGGACGAGCCATTAAGCTAATTTCATCAAGTATTCCTCCAACCTCATCAATCTCTCTTTTCTTAACCAAATCATCTAACGACTTTGTAAAATTAGAGTTTTCTACAATTTCTGTGACTGATTGGAGTTTCCATATAACATGAGAAAGTCACTAGATTGTAAGCTTCCAGCAGTACAGTTGGTGAAAATGGATGATAGTTATATCGCTGGATTATCTGATGGATTTGCAACTTACTTACATAGAGAAATAAAGGGAAATATTGTTTAGGTGAAATTATAACTATATTAAAAATAACTAAATAAGGGATGAATACTGTTTTGTTCATCCCTTATTTAATTTTATAAAGGAATGTTATTTAACCTCCTGTAAATTGCATCATTTATCATTTTACTAAAGGTGTATTGGTGTGTTTTTCTGTGAAATTAAGTAATAAATTATAAATCTGTCATATCTGATTCCCTATCTTCTACAAAACCATGTTCTGACATAGTGTATAAAACCCCTCCCTTCTCAGCATCAACAACTACAAAATAGACCTTAGGATTGAGATACCCTTCTTTTTCATAACTAACAATAAAAGTATTTTTATACTCTTCATTATGTTTTCCATAAATAATTTTTTCATTTTCTTTGTAAATAATTTTTTCCTCATCAATAGTACTATATTCCCTTTTTCTTTCTTTCAAATAATTTTTTACAATCACAATTATTTCTTCTTTTGTTTTCATTTTTTTATTTATTTTAAATTTAAAATAGTTTCAATGCTTATATATTGACGCTTTTTAGGTATACTATTTATATCAAATGGTAATACAATTTTTATAGGGCTTCCTAAGTCATCTGTAACTCCAAGTTTCTTGTAATAATAATTAATATATCTTTCAGCGTGATTTAACTCATTTTTATTTAGGTATTTAAAATTACTTACTATTTTGTCAAACACATATCTTTCTGTTTTTAAAACCCCTTCCGCTTGCAACATATTATAATAGTTTTTTATTCCTAATTCTTTTGAATGTCTAAAATGCATCAACTCATGTAATAGTTCATAAACAGTAGCATTTTCTCTTAATACTAATTTCATGTTTTTACCATCAGTAATAAATAATGCTGCATTTTCATAATCCATTTTCATTATATTACCTGATTTGTAAAAATACCCTTCTACTTCAAAAGTACCTTTTGTTTTTCCTATCTGTAAATCTACTTTATTTTTAATTAAAACTTTCTGATAAAGTCAAAATCTAACGCTCTTAATGACTGTCCAAGGTACCTCCCTCGTCCTATTGATACAACTTCAGCTACTCCATCTAAATATTCTATTATCTCATTACTCTCTCCTTTCTTAACCAACTCATCTAACGACTTTGTAAAATTAGAGTTTTCTACAATCTCTTTTGCAGATTGCTGTAGTTACCTGTTTGGTTTTATACAATAAGGTTTTTCCGTTTTTAAGAAGTTTTACTAAGCGTCCTGCTTTAATCAGGTTCCCAACACCTGATACAGTGGTTAGTATGTCAACACTATATTCTACACCAGTCAATACATTTTTCCAAAAAGCCTTTTGGTTGTTTGCGTATAATAAGAATGCTGGTAATTTTGTAAAACGAATGCCTTCTTTTTGGTCTTTGTCTTTTAATAGAAATGTAGGGTTTTTGCTATTTAGCAGTACAGTTGGTGAAAATGGATGATAGTTATATCGCTGGATTATCTGATGGATTTGCAATTCACTTACATAGAAAAATAAAGGGAAATATTGTTTAGGTGAAATTATAACTATATTAAAAATAACTAAATAAGGGATGAATACTGTTTTGTTCATCCCTTATTTAATTTTATAAAGGAATGTTATTTAACCTCCTGTAAATTGCATCATTTATCATTTTACTAAAGGTGTATTTTACATCTCGGTATAATGGCCAATTTTCTTCTTTTTTAGCAAACGCATCTAATATATAGATATCAGGATCTTCCTTCTCCTCATCTAAAAAAAATATGCTGTATTGACTATCTAATCGATCAAACACAAAATAGGGTCTATCCATTTTGTAACCTGTGTACTCTAATGATTCTTCACAATCTTCTCTTAGCTCTTCGAAATCGTTATCAACCACGCCCGTACCTCCTTTAACACCTCCTAAAACCAAATATTCTCTGAAAGATAATGGAAACTTCTTACCTTTGTTAAATTTAGACTCCAATACTAAAATCCTGTCTTCTCCTAACCCTTCTAGAGTAACTCCTACAAGTAAATTTGGATTGTCTTTCAATTGCTGCATATATTTTAACTCCATTCTTATTTCTTTTTAAGTTTTTTATATATTTTACTGTATTTCTTCATTGACTCTTTGATTTCTGGATACACATCCTTTAAATCCGCAAACCCTTTTACAGATTCATCAGATTTTACAATAAATTGAACCTTCTTTCCTATTGAATTTAAATATTCTTCTAACATCACAAATTCGCGAGAACAACTTGAACAAGTAGCAAAAATATTACTGGTTTCAATCACAAATTCATCTGCCTTATGAACATGGTTTTTTAGAAAATTATATACAAATTTTATTTCACTATCGTATTTTCTGGCACGACCTGTCAAATCATAAGCCCCTGTAACAAATGTAATAAATTCATCATAATTTTTAAAGACATCAATAGTATTTGGAGGTAAAACTGGAGGGTCACCAAACGTACTTAGAACAATTTCTTTCCTACCAGACAAAGAAAACTCAACAACTTCGTCAAATTGTTTTCCATTTTCAAAAAATTTAATATTGAAATCGGCTTGGTTATGCCCTTTTACTAATCCTGGAAATTCATCTAAATGTTTTGTAAATAATTCTACTATTTCATTTTTTGTAATAGGAATTAACGATTTTGCTCTCCATAACCTTGTGGTTTTACTTACATTATAAATAAATTTTGGTCTAAAATCAATATAGTTTTTTAAAGTTTTTTCTAATTCTAACTCTGCTATATTTTCAATTTCTTTTAACAACACTTGTTTTCCTTTAAGAGTTAATGGGTTTTTGGAATCTTTAACAGATTTATTTAAAAGTTTTTCTAACTCCTTACGCTCTTTTAAAATACCTCTTGCGCTGTTTTTAAGTTTTTCTCTTAAAAACACCGAAACCTCACCAGTCAAAGCTATCATTTCTAGATAAAATAAATATTTAGAAATGCTTATTCCTAGCTTGGTATCGTCAATACTAGTGAGTTTTAACAAAGCATTTACAGTTCCTGAGCTTACTTCTATTACACCAGCTATTGCTTTTGTTGTTGCAATTGCTGTAGTTACCTGTTTGGTTTTATACAATAAGTTTTTTCCGTTTTTAAGAAGTTTTACTAAGCGTCCTGCTTTAATCAGGTTCCCAACACCTGATACAGTGGTTAGTATGTCAACACTATATTCTACACCTGTTAATACATTTTCCCAAAAAGCCTTTTGGTTGTTTGCGTATAATAAGAATGCTGGTAATTTTGTAAAACGAATGCCTTCTTTTTGGTCTTTGTCTTTTAATAGAAATGTAGGGTTTTTGCTATTTAGCAGTACAGTTGGTGAAAATGGATGATACCCATATTGGAATGTTTGGTAAATGGCTACTTCTGTTGTTTGCCCAGTATCAATATACTGTGGTTTTGGGGTTTCATAAGCAATGTTTACTAATTTAGGAACTTTTTTTGTTCCTGTTTTTATCCGTATATCGAGATTAATTCTGAATGTATTTGCTTCCCAGTTTATGGTTGCATTGTTGTAATGAATTCCTAAAGTTTTGTCAGATCGATAATCTAATAATACAGGGCTTTCTCCTGTAATTTTAATAGTTTTATTAGTTTCGGGATTGATGTTTGCGTATGAGCTATTTTTCCAGATACTCCAAATAAAATATACATAGGTTTTGAATTGCTCTCCATCCAAATCATCTGTTAGTTTTTGCAACAATATTTTATTGTCAGCTTTAATGGTTAGTAATTTATTTAAATAAATATCATTTAGCCGTTTACTAGTAGGGGCTTCTTTTTCATCCACTACTTTTCTTCCTACATCTTGTACTTTATTGTATTTATGGGTATGTCTATGATAGATGATTTTTAGGAGTTTTAGTAATAAATCTTCTTCATTAGTTCCTAAAATATTAGTAATAGTACCACTTGCTAGTATTTGTACGGCTGCCCATAATGAGGAGTTGTTGTAAAATACATAATATAATGCTTCTGGTATTTGATAAATAAGTGCTTTTTTATTTTTTAAATTAGAGGTGTTGGCCACAGGGGTTATATGATACCCTATGCGTTCCAAAAAGCGATGGCGCCATTTTGATCTGAAATCATTTACCTCATTATAGTAGTTAAAAATAGTTTCTTTTAAAAAACTTAGCACACCAGATAAAGTTTTAAAACCAATTTTTAAAGCAATCATTGGTTTTTCGTTTTCATCTAGCGCAAAGGAAGCTAGCATCTTGTGGGTGTCTTTTTTATAGTAATATGACAATTGATACGGATTTGAATCTCCTAACTGTTTTGACAAGATAGGAAATCGATGTGCTGATGCATTTGAGGATGCTGTTACTATTTTTAATTTTTCAAGAGTCTTTGTGCCATACACATTGGAGTAGTGGTAGGTGTTTTCATTGAAAACAGAGAAGTTATCAGGATTAAAGTTGATATAGTCTTTCGAATTATCAACATGTGCAACCGCAATAAAACCGATTAATTGATGGTTTGGGTTAATGTAAAATCGGATTCCTTCATTGTAAAGATGATTAGGAATGTTTACTGATACTAAAGGTTCTTGAAAATTAGCATCGGTAAACACTCTTGGATCTTTGTTGTAAGAAATTCTTTTATAATAAGTATTTCCGTGAAGAATATGTTTGTTATAAGCAACATTATCAGTGTCTATAAAAAGCGTTTGAGGAATACTTAACTCTTTGTTTGTTCTTGGGAAATCTTTTAAAAGTATGGTTTCTTTTTGAAACAAAGCTGTTCTTGTTATTTTTACGGTGATGATTTCTCGATTTACTTTTTCAGAAAAATCTGGAATTTTTAAGTAATTGATAAGATCATTTATAGTGATTATTTTGTGCATTTCTTTCTCTTTTTTAATTAAACAGTCTAAATCCGACACCAATATTGTGAGTAGGTTGGTGCAATTGGTTGATATTTAATCGGTAACTGGTAAACCATTTTCCTTTGCGGTTGTATTGCATTCCGAGGCTGATATTATTAAATTTATTTATGTTTCCTCCAATTTCAGAAAATAAGAATAAACCACTTTTATAACTTTTTGGATGCGTTATGGTTTTAGTGATCCTAACTTCTTTAGGAACTTTTAATTTGTAGGAAATATTACTATCTAATAATTTCCCTTTTACCAAATTGTAACTATAAATTTCTAGTTCAGTATTGTTTAAGGTATCTTTATATATGTTGGCAGCTATAAAATTGGTAGTATCTTTTATAAAAATAGTGTCGTTAACAATTTTTGTAGGAGAGTTTTTGTGTACATATACTTTTTGATATTTGATGGTTTGTACAGGAAAACTATCTATTTTTGTTTGCCAAATAGTATCTCTTATAATACGAACTTTAGGTTGCTTAATTATGGCATTTTTAGGTGGTTTAAAAAAGCTATTAAAAAGAAGGAAGCCTAAGATAATGTATAAGAGTATGCGTTCATGTTTTGTGTAAATTACGGTCATGATATTTAATTTTAGCGCATTAGGATGCTGATGTGATTTTGTTAAATACTATTTACTATTTGAAATTCCTGACATAAAAAGTGCTCTTTTAAGGCAATTTCAAATCACGGTTGGTATAACAAAGTATCAATTACCCGAAGGGGAAGGTAATTGAACTATTGTAAAATAAAACAGGCAGGTTTATGATATCATTTAAATCTTAAAATTTCATAGATACAGTTGCTTTTTACTATTAGAAGTAATGTTTAAAAAAGGGAATTGGTTTTTTTTAAACATTTGCATTTGTTTATATTCCGTTTAAAGAAGTAGATAATACAATCACAAACTACTTTATTTATCTCATACTCATTGGAGGAGGGCTAGGGATATTTTTAATAACATAAGTAATATAAACCCTTACAGTTCCTGTAATAGCAGAGCGTTCTCCTATGGTTTTGCCAGCTTCTTTTTGAAAAATAATAGCTTCATTTTCCTTATAGCTTCCTTTATGAATAAGCAAGCT from Tenacibaculum maritimum NCIMB 2154 includes the following:
- a CDS encoding zincin-like metallopeptidase toxin domain-containing protein, with product MDYENAALFITDGKNMKLVLRENATVYELLHELMHFRHSKELGIKNYYNMLQAEGVLKTERYVFDKIVSNFKYLNKNELNHAERYINYYYKKLGVTDDLGSPIKIVLPFDINSIPKKRQYISIETILNLK
- a CDS encoding zincin-like metallopeptidase toxin domain-containing protein; the encoded protein is MVKKREIDEVGGILDEISLMARPREIGKFGGKVLKASQVKKLRGELKKKGVLLILEEDLKITNQFKTIKLNGLEFEKAQNLFYFMKVKGYAGAFDAKTKQMVLGEKSTELVAFHEKAHLQHFEELREAYHPLKTWEKEAYVWEQIWSRRRDRTKEELELSLNYANSTREKAGIDLIKIKL